The following coding sequences are from one Oncorhynchus clarkii lewisi isolate Uvic-CL-2024 chromosome 20, UVic_Ocla_1.0, whole genome shotgun sequence window:
- the LOC139375594 gene encoding gastrula zinc finger protein XlCGF26.1-like, producing MSNFIALQTQLASVMDTLVHAAVAELGKLIEDSSVFVFSLERTQGHCEDDTLSAKLQTESQNKMTHFATLMEVLGSEALGKIIKIMDDTKFLLDFESKTFKEHGGKKAKPQASILNILSVGGMEEHSYGGTCKTVAQTVSMQSADVEEVDTPESPLVLDVSVKDEYGQIHLGAIAERAADDAFAANSSSENQYCMISDDPPVNPTDILLESLFAQKKLFICTECGKSFSTQSNLKSHQRLHTGEKPFVCMFCNKAFAHKQSCNDHIRTHTGEKPFICGVCGKCFGKQAHLKTHSIIHTGEKPYSCGVCGKSFNLAQNLSRHQQIHTGEKIFTCLLCGKGFTRAVTLKTHQLIHTGQKPFQCNQCDKSFRHSVNLKNHQRIHTGVRPFSCDLCGKTFRQSVNLKIHKRIHTGERPFGCTECGKTFSQQSSLISHGRTHSSEKPFECSFCEKRFNNTNSLKLHQRIHTGEKPYSCEICGKTFSQGSHLRTHKKHVHAGGKQYICDKCGKRYSDKRNLKMHKCVYASI from the exons ATGTCAAATTTCATCGCGCTGCAGACCCAGCTGGCCTCCGTCATGGATACACTTGTTCACGCGGCGGTGGCCGAACTGGGTAAACTTATAGAAGACAGCTCTGTCTTCGTGTTCAGCCTGGAACGGACCCAGGGACATTGCGAGGATGACACATTATCTGCGAAACTACAGACTGAGAGTCAGAATAAGATG ACACACTTCGCAACACTCATGGAGGTACTGGGCAGTGAGGCATTgggtaaaataataaaaattaTGGATGATACTAAGTTTTTGCTGGACTTTGAATCCAAGACCTTCAAAGAACATGGAGGGAAAAAAGCTAAACCACAAGCAAGCATCTTGAATATTCTATCAGTTGGAGGAATGG AGGAACATTCTTATGGTGGAACTTGTAAAACTGTGGCGCAAACTGTTTCAATGCAG TCTGCAGATGTGGAGGAAGTGGACACCCCAGAATCTCCCCTCGTCTTGGATGTCTCTGTCAAAGACGAGTATGGACAAATACACCTGGGGGCCATTGCAGAGA GAGCTGCTGATGATGCTTTTGCAGCAAACTCTTCCTCAGAGAACCAATATTGTATGATTAGCGATGACCCACCAGTGAACCCCACAGACATCCTATTGGAGTCTTTGTTTGCCCAAAAGAAGCTGTTTATTTGCACAGAGTGCGGGAAAAGTTTCTCCACACAGAGTAACCTCAAATCCCATCAGCGACTTCACACAGGCGAGAAACCGTTTGTGTGCATGTTCTGCAACAAAGCCTTTGCCCACAAACAGAGTTGTAATGATCACATCCGCACCCACACTGGTGAGAAGCCTTTTATATGTGGCGTCTGTGGGAAATGTTTCGGCAAGCAGGCACACCTCAAGACCCATTCGATAATACAcactggagaaaagccttacAGCTGCGGCGTGTGTGGCAAGAGCTTCAACCTGGCTCAAAATCTGTCTAGACACCAGCAAATTCACACGGGAGAGAAAATCTTCACTTGTTTGCTGTGTGGGAAAGGCTTCACACGCGCTGTAACACTGAAGACACATCAACTCATTCACACTGGACAAAAGCCCTTCCAGTGCAATCAGTGTGACAAGAGTTTCCGTCATTCTGTCAATCTGAAGAACCACCAGCGTATTCATACAGGCGTCAGGCCATTTAGTTGTGACTTGTGTGGCAAGACATTCCGTCAATCAGTGAATCTGAAAATACACAAGCGCATCCACACTGGAGAGAGGCCATTCGGCTGCACAGAATGCGGCAAGACCTTCAGTCAGCAGAGTAGTCTTATCTCTCACGGACGCACCCACTCTAGCGAGAAGCCTTTCGAGTGTAGCTTCTGTGAGAAAAGATTTAACAACACCAACAGTCTGAAGTTGCACCAGAGAatccatacaggagagaagccgtacAGCTGTGAAATCTGTGGGAAGACTTTCAGTCAGGGCAGTCATCTCCGAACTCACAAGAAGCATGTCCACGCAGGAGGGAAACAGTACATCTGTGATAAATGTGGGAAGAGGTATTCAGACAAACGGAATCTTAagatgcacaaatgtgtttatgcCTCAATCTAA